One region of Vescimonas fastidiosa genomic DNA includes:
- a CDS encoding IreB family regulatory phosphoprotein, with product MDEFTRKFNTAEDREEQTHHILSAVYDALKEKGYDPINQIVGYILSEDPTYITNHNGARTLICKLDRDEMLQALVKSYLDL from the coding sequence ATGGATGAATTTACCCGTAAATTCAATACGGCAGAGGATCGGGAGGAGCAGACCCATCATATCCTGTCGGCTGTGTACGACGCCCTGAAGGAAAAGGGCTACGACCCCATTAATCAGATCGTTGGCTACATTCTATCCGAGGACCCCACCTATATCACCAATCACAACGGCGCCCGGACCCTTATCTGCAAGCTGGACCGGGACGAGATGCTCCAGGCCCTGGTGAAAAGCTATCTGGATCTGTAA
- a CDS encoding formate--tetrahydrofolate ligase, whose translation MRSDIEIAQSTTLLPIDRVARKLGLGEEELERNGQYMAKLRLPREKRKQRGKLILVTAINPTQAGEGKTTTSIGLADAMNRLGAKTVLALREPSLGPVFGLKGGATGGGMAQIVPMEEINLHFTGDFHAIGAANNLLAAMVDNHIYQGNELGIDRVVWRRCVDMNDRQLRSILSGVGGGTNGVPRAEHFDITVASEVMAVFCLAEDLSDLKARLGRMIVGYTREGKPVTAHDLKAEGAMTALLKRAILPNLVQTLEGNPAIVHGGPFANIAHGCNSIAATRAALALGDYCVTEAGFGADLGAEKFLDIKCRMAGFAPDAAVVVATVRALKLHGGATGDLSRENPEALKRGLPNLRRHVENLQQAYGLPVVVALNEFATDTPAETALVREMCRSIGAETVCSRVWEQGSAGGVELAEKVIALTRQSHNFRFAYRADSTVEEKLLALTEKIYGGAEVRFTPQARRELEELEGLGFGELPVCVAKTQYSLSDDPKKTGAPEGFAVTVRSLRVSAGAGFVVALTGDVMTMPGLPKHPAAENIDITGDGRITGLF comes from the coding sequence ATGCGCTCGGATATTGAAATCGCCCAGAGCACCACCCTTTTGCCCATCGACCGGGTGGCCCGGAAGCTGGGACTGGGGGAGGAGGAGCTGGAGCGGAACGGCCAATACATGGCCAAGCTCCGGCTGCCCCGGGAGAAGCGGAAGCAGCGGGGCAAGCTGATCCTGGTCACGGCTATCAACCCCACCCAGGCCGGTGAGGGCAAGACCACCACCAGCATCGGCCTGGCGGACGCCATGAACCGGCTGGGGGCCAAGACGGTGCTGGCCCTGCGGGAGCCGTCCCTGGGGCCTGTGTTTGGACTCAAGGGCGGGGCCACCGGCGGCGGAATGGCACAGATCGTGCCCATGGAGGAGATAAACCTCCACTTTACCGGAGACTTCCACGCCATCGGCGCGGCGAACAATCTCCTGGCCGCTATGGTGGATAACCACATTTACCAGGGCAATGAGCTGGGAATCGACAGAGTGGTTTGGCGGCGGTGCGTGGACATGAACGACCGCCAGCTTCGCTCCATTCTCTCCGGCGTAGGCGGAGGTACAAACGGTGTGCCCCGGGCAGAGCATTTTGACATTACCGTGGCCTCGGAGGTGATGGCGGTATTCTGCCTGGCGGAGGACCTGAGCGACCTGAAGGCGCGGCTGGGGCGGATGATCGTGGGCTATACCCGGGAGGGAAAGCCCGTTACCGCCCACGACCTGAAGGCGGAGGGCGCCATGACGGCGCTACTGAAGCGGGCGATTTTGCCCAACCTGGTGCAGACCCTGGAGGGGAACCCTGCCATCGTACACGGCGGGCCCTTTGCCAACATTGCCCACGGCTGCAACAGCATAGCGGCTACCCGGGCGGCCCTGGCCCTGGGGGACTACTGCGTCACAGAGGCAGGCTTCGGCGCAGACCTGGGAGCGGAGAAATTCCTGGACATCAAATGCCGCATGGCGGGTTTTGCGCCGGATGCGGCGGTGGTGGTGGCCACAGTCCGGGCTCTGAAGCTCCATGGCGGAGCGACGGGAGACCTTTCCCGGGAAAACCCGGAGGCGCTGAAACGGGGCCTGCCCAACCTGCGGCGGCATGTGGAAAACCTGCAGCAGGCCTATGGGCTGCCGGTGGTGGTGGCACTGAACGAATTTGCCACCGACACCCCGGCGGAGACGGCCCTGGTCCGGGAGATGTGCCGGAGCATCGGCGCGGAAACGGTCTGCTCCCGGGTGTGGGAGCAGGGGAGCGCCGGAGGCGTAGAGCTGGCGGAAAAGGTTATTGCGCTGACCCGGCAGAGCCATAACTTCCGCTTTGCTTACAGGGCGGACAGTACCGTGGAGGAAAAGCTGCTGGCGCTGACGGAGAAGATCTACGGCGGCGCGGAGGTGCGCTTTACGCCCCAGGCCCGGCGGGAGCTGGAGGAGCTGGAGGGTCTGGGCTTCGGGGAGCTTCCGGTGTGCGTGGCCAAGACCCAGTACAGCCTGTCCGACGACCCGAAAAAGACCGGCGCGCCGGAGGGATTTGCCGTGACGGTGCGCTCGCTGCGGGTATCGGCGGGGGCCGGGTTCGTGGTGGCCCTGACCGGGGATGTGATGACCATGCCGGGCCTACCCAAGCACCCGGCGGCGGAGAACATCGACATCACCGGGGACGGACGCATTACGGGCTTATTCTGA
- the alr gene encoding alanine racemase — translation MESTLRRTWAVIDLDALGENYEKLRRHIGPDVKFLGVVKADAYGHGAIRVAEVLEKRGADYLAVSSIDEAMELRLGGIAMPILILGHTPKEQVEKLIENHITQAVTCKAKALEYSEEAVRCGGTLRVHIKVDTGMSRLGYLVSGAHFESGVEGICEACRLPGLDAEGIFTHFAVSDEEDRESRAYTREQFELFTSVIEKAEEKLGRKFALRHCANTGAVAYWPEMMLDMVRPGLLLYGYGDGARRLGLRPVMRLMTSVSTIKVYEPGTSVSYGRIFKTERTTRMGVVPYGYADGFFRCLSNRCSLMTAYGPAPQRGRICMDMCMIDLTDLPEVDVGDEIEIFGPENPVERLADLAGTIPYELTCAVSKRVPRVYIENGKETERELLLRF, via the coding sequence ATGGAATCTACACTGCGGAGGACCTGGGCGGTCATTGATCTGGACGCCCTGGGGGAAAACTATGAAAAGCTGCGCCGGCACATCGGCCCGGATGTGAAGTTTTTGGGCGTGGTGAAGGCGGATGCCTACGGCCACGGGGCCATTCGGGTGGCGGAGGTGCTGGAGAAAAGGGGGGCGGACTACCTGGCTGTCAGCAGCATCGACGAGGCCATGGAGCTGCGGCTGGGGGGCATTGCTATGCCCATTCTGATCCTGGGCCACACCCCCAAGGAGCAGGTGGAAAAGCTCATCGAAAACCACATCACCCAGGCCGTTACCTGCAAGGCTAAGGCACTGGAGTATAGCGAAGAAGCTGTCCGCTGCGGCGGCACGCTGAGGGTGCATATTAAGGTGGACACGGGGATGTCACGCCTGGGATACCTGGTCAGCGGGGCGCATTTTGAAAGCGGCGTGGAGGGCATTTGCGAGGCCTGCCGCCTGCCGGGGCTGGACGCCGAGGGTATCTTTACCCACTTCGCCGTGTCCGACGAGGAGGACCGGGAGAGCCGGGCATACACCCGGGAGCAGTTCGAGCTGTTTACATCGGTCATTGAAAAAGCGGAGGAGAAGCTGGGGCGGAAGTTTGCCTTGCGTCACTGCGCCAACACCGGGGCCGTGGCCTACTGGCCGGAGATGATGCTGGACATGGTGCGCCCGGGCCTGCTGCTCTACGGCTACGGCGACGGGGCAAGGAGGCTGGGCCTGCGCCCGGTGATGCGTCTGATGACCAGCGTCAGCACCATTAAGGTTTACGAGCCGGGTACCTCCGTCAGCTATGGGCGCATATTTAAGACGGAGCGCACCACCCGCATGGGCGTGGTGCCCTATGGCTATGCCGACGGATTTTTCCGCTGCCTGTCAAATCGGTGCAGCCTCATGACCGCCTATGGCCCGGCACCCCAGCGGGGACGCATCTGCATGGATATGTGCATGATCGACCTGACGGATCTGCCGGAGGTGGATGTAGGCGACGAGATCGAAATTTTCGGGCCGGAGAACCCGGTGGAAAGGCTGGCGGACCTGGCCGGGACCATCCCCTATGAGCTGACCTGCGCCGTAAGTAAGCGGGTGCCGAGAGTGTACATCGAAAACGGAAAAGAGACAGAGCGGGAGCTGCTGCTGCGGTTTTAA
- a CDS encoding NAD(P)H-hydrate dehydratase, translating to METITASRVCSILPRRDPAGHKGDFGKLLCVCGSVGYTGAPVFASRAAVRTGAGLVFLAVPEQVWPVVAVKSEEAMPFPLPETAEGRFSLLAEEPIRQRAASCDAVLIGCGLGRDRQTDALVRKLLDIDRPLVLDADGLNALDGCPEQLQRRTAPTVLTPHEGEFLRLGGDLSRGREAAAAAFSRKYGVYLVLKGHRTLVADPEGRLAVNETGNSGMAKGGSGDVLAGMIVSLLGQGCGTFDACCAAVWLHGRAGDRAAADKGERGMTPTDLLEQIPYAMKNL from the coding sequence ATGGAGACCATTACAGCATCCCGGGTGTGCAGCATTCTGCCCCGGCGGGATCCGGCGGGACACAAGGGCGATTTCGGAAAGCTTTTGTGCGTGTGCGGCAGCGTGGGCTATACCGGGGCGCCTGTCTTTGCCAGCCGGGCGGCGGTGCGTACCGGGGCGGGCCTGGTGTTTCTGGCGGTGCCGGAGCAGGTGTGGCCTGTGGTGGCGGTGAAGAGTGAAGAGGCCATGCCCTTTCCTCTGCCGGAGACGGCGGAGGGCAGGTTCTCCCTGCTGGCGGAGGAGCCCATCCGGCAGCGGGCGGCCTCCTGCGACGCGGTGCTCATTGGCTGCGGCCTGGGCCGGGATCGGCAGACAGATGCCCTGGTGCGAAAGCTACTGGATATAGACAGGCCCCTGGTGCTGGACGCCGACGGGCTGAACGCCCTGGATGGCTGCCCGGAGCAGCTGCAAAGGCGGACTGCGCCCACGGTGCTGACACCCCATGAGGGGGAGTTTCTCCGGCTGGGGGGCGACCTCTCCCGGGGACGGGAAGCGGCTGCGGCGGCATTTTCCCGAAAATACGGCGTATACTTGGTGCTGAAGGGACACCGCACCCTGGTGGCGGACCCGGAGGGACGGCTGGCCGTGAACGAGACCGGCAACAGCGGCATGGCCAAGGGCGGCAGCGGCGATGTGCTGGCGGGGATGATCGTATCTCTGCTGGGCCAGGGCTGCGGGACCTTCGACGCCTGCTGCGCGGCGGTGTGGCTCCACGGCCGGGCCGGAGACCGGGCGGCGGCGGACAAGGGCGAGCGGGGCATGACCCCCACGGACCTGCTGGAGCAGATACCCTATGCCATGAAAAATTTATAA
- a CDS encoding phenylalanine--tRNA ligase subunit alpha, whose protein sequence is MKEKLNELLREGREKILSAKNETELQDIKAAILGKQGGLTALLKEVPKLDVSLRPEMGKAVNQAKAQLTELIEQHRNDLKLKASQIDADFDISVPGYLPPAGGLHPITQMCYDLNDAFRSMGFEIYEEDDITSELYGFDNLNFPPNHPARESMDTYWLAGHDKGECWDKLCLRPHLTGGSVRYMQTHKPPYRFVYPGRVYRNETTDARHERAFFQYEALIVDKDFTFASGKVMIQSILSKVFGREVPVRMRAGFFPFVEPGFEIDMGCLVCGGKGCSVCKQVGWIEIMPGGTPHPNVLRAAGLDPDEYTGFYVNIGLDRLVMMRYGVDDVRLFHSADLRFLKQFH, encoded by the coding sequence ATGAAAGAAAAGCTGAATGAACTGCTCCGGGAGGGCAGGGAAAAAATTCTGTCGGCGAAAAACGAGACGGAGCTGCAGGACATCAAGGCCGCCATTTTGGGCAAGCAGGGCGGCCTGACGGCGCTGCTGAAGGAGGTGCCCAAGCTGGATGTTTCCCTGCGTCCGGAGATGGGTAAGGCCGTGAACCAGGCCAAGGCCCAGCTCACCGAGCTTATCGAGCAGCACCGAAACGACCTGAAGCTGAAGGCTTCCCAGATTGACGCGGACTTCGACATCTCCGTCCCCGGCTATCTGCCTCCCGCCGGAGGGCTGCACCCCATCACCCAGATGTGCTACGACCTCAACGATGCCTTCCGCTCCATGGGCTTTGAAATCTACGAGGAGGACGACATCACCAGCGAGCTCTACGGCTTTGACAATCTGAACTTTCCCCCCAACCATCCCGCCCGGGAGAGCATGGACACCTATTGGCTGGCGGGCCATGACAAGGGCGAGTGCTGGGACAAGCTCTGCCTGCGCCCCCACCTCACCGGCGGCTCCGTGCGCTATATGCAGACCCACAAGCCCCCCTATCGCTTCGTGTACCCCGGCCGGGTGTACCGCAACGAGACCACCGATGCCCGCCACGAGCGTGCCTTCTTCCAGTATGAGGCTCTGATCGTGGACAAGGACTTCACCTTCGCCTCCGGCAAGGTGATGATCCAGAGCATTCTCTCCAAGGTCTTTGGCCGGGAGGTCCCCGTTCGGATGCGGGCAGGCTTCTTCCCCTTCGTGGAGCCGGGGTTTGAAATTGACATGGGCTGCCTGGTCTGCGGCGGCAAGGGCTGCTCGGTGTGCAAGCAGGTGGGTTGGATCGAGATCATGCCCGGCGGCACCCCCCACCCCAATGTTCTCCGGGCGGCGGGTCTGGACCCGGATGAGTACACCGGTTTCTATGTAAACATCGGCCTGGACCGCCTGGTGATGATGCGCTACGGCGTGGACGATGTGCGCCTGTTCCACAGCGCCGACCTGCGCTTTTTGAAGCAGTTCCATTAA
- the nrdR gene encoding transcriptional regulator NrdR: MKCPYCGFSESKVVDSRPADEGSIRRRRECLQCERRFTTYETVESLPMVVIKKDGSRQTFDRSKVLRGIQRSCEKRPVPVADMERMALEIEQELQNKLEREISTELVGEMVMDKLKKADEVAYVRFASVYRQFKDINTFMSELNKLLSEK, translated from the coding sequence ATGAAATGTCCCTATTGCGGATTTTCCGAGAGCAAGGTGGTAGACTCCCGCCCTGCCGACGAGGGTAGTATCCGCCGCCGCCGGGAGTGCCTGCAATGCGAGCGGCGCTTTACCACCTACGAGACGGTGGAGAGCCTGCCCATGGTGGTCATCAAAAAGGATGGCAGCCGCCAGACCTTTGACCGCAGCAAGGTGCTCCGGGGTATCCAGCGCAGCTGCGAGAAGCGGCCTGTGCCCGTGGCGGACATGGAGCGCATGGCCCTGGAGATCGAGCAGGAGCTGCAGAACAAGCTGGAGCGGGAGATCAGCACGGAGCTGGTGGGCGAGATGGTCATGGACAAGCTGAAAAAGGCCGATGAGGTGGCCTATGTGCGCTTTGCCTCCGTGTACAGGCAGTTTAAGGACATCAATACCTTCATGAGCGAGCTGAATAAGCTGCTCAGCGAGAAGTGA
- the folD gene encoding bifunctional methylenetetrahydrofolate dehydrogenase/methenyltetrahydrofolate cyclohydrolase FolD: MSAGILDGKALAGRIKEELRCKCGRLARAPRLAVVLVGDDPASAIYVRNKERDCRECGIDCRDHRLPADTTQEALLALIRELNRDDSVDGILVQLPLPGHLDGAQVLRAIDPDKDVDAFHPENVGRLLLGQPRYLPCTPAGILALLREYAIDPAGKHCVVVGRSNIVGKPLALLLLQADATVTVCHSKTPDLADQCRRADILVSAAGQAGLITADMVRPHAVVIDVAMNRGADGRLCGDVDFGTVAQRADYITPVPGGVGPMTRAMLMENTYQAALGRKTR; encoded by the coding sequence ATGAGCGCTGGGATACTGGACGGTAAGGCTCTGGCCGGGCGGATAAAGGAGGAGCTGCGCTGTAAGTGCGGGCGCCTTGCCCGGGCGCCGCGGCTGGCGGTGGTGCTGGTGGGGGACGACCCGGCCTCGGCCATCTATGTGCGCAACAAGGAGCGGGACTGCCGGGAATGCGGTATTGACTGCCGGGATCATCGGCTTCCGGCGGACACCACCCAGGAGGCGCTGCTGGCCCTGATTCGGGAACTGAACCGGGACGATAGCGTGGACGGTATCCTGGTGCAGCTGCCCCTGCCGGGACATCTGGACGGGGCACAGGTGCTGCGCGCCATTGACCCGGATAAGGATGTGGACGCATTTCACCCGGAAAATGTGGGGCGGCTCCTGCTGGGCCAGCCCCGGTATCTGCCCTGTACCCCGGCGGGCATCCTGGCCCTTTTGCGGGAATATGCCATTGACCCGGCGGGCAAGCACTGCGTGGTGGTGGGCCGCAGCAACATTGTGGGCAAGCCCCTGGCTCTGCTCCTTTTGCAGGCGGACGCCACGGTAACGGTGTGCCACAGCAAAACGCCGGACTTAGCTGACCAGTGCCGGCGGGCGGATATTCTCGTCAGCGCCGCAGGGCAGGCCGGGCTCATTACCGCCGACATGGTCAGGCCCCACGCGGTGGTCATAGATGTGGCTATGAACCGGGGAGCGGACGGAAGGCTCTGCGGGGATGTGGACTTCGGCACGGTAGCACAGCGGGCGGACTATATCACCCCGGTGCCCGGGGGCGTGGGCCCCATGACCCGGGCGATGCTTATGGAGAATACCTATCAGGCGGCCCTGGGCCGCAAAACCCGATGA
- a CDS encoding MarR family winged helix-turn-helix transcriptional regulator, producing the protein MQERFEMFTVLINRISRDIRRIKNQEMAAYHLRSAHVSCLYYIYSLDGVTSAELCEHCEEDKATISRALDYLEGNGFILRPCEGAKRYKSPLHLTEKGRAVGEQIAERIRSILDAVSHTLTEEERAAFYRSLSAISRSLDTIAQNSEA; encoded by the coding sequence ATGCAGGAGCGATTTGAGATGTTTACGGTTTTGATCAACCGTATCAGCCGCGACATCCGCAGAATCAAAAATCAGGAGATGGCCGCCTATCATTTGAGAAGCGCCCATGTCTCCTGTCTATACTACATTTATTCGTTGGACGGCGTGACCTCGGCGGAGCTGTGCGAGCATTGCGAGGAGGATAAGGCGACCATTTCCCGGGCTCTGGACTACCTGGAGGGCAACGGGTTTATTCTGCGCCCCTGCGAGGGGGCCAAGCGGTACAAAAGCCCCCTGCACCTGACGGAGAAGGGCCGGGCGGTGGGCGAGCAGATTGCAGAGAGGATCCGGAGCATTCTGGATGCCGTCAGCCACACCCTCACCGAGGAGGAGCGAGCGGCATTTTACCGCAGCCTATCCGCCATCAGCAGAAGTCTGGACACCATCGCCCAAAACAGCGAAGCCTAA
- a CDS encoding type II toxin-antitoxin system PemK/MazF family toxin — protein MESTVRRGEIYYADLSPVVGSEQGGVRPVLIVQNDTGNRHSPTIIAAAITSRTGKAKLPTHIELPGQSSGLPRDSIILLEQIRTLDKKRLREKMGRVEDDIMQQVDAAIAVSFGLAQERLV, from the coding sequence GTGGAATCAACTGTCAGACGAGGCGAAATATATTATGCCGATCTCAGCCCGGTGGTGGGCAGCGAGCAGGGAGGTGTGCGGCCTGTGCTGATCGTGCAGAACGATACCGGCAACCGACACAGCCCTACCATCATCGCCGCAGCTATTACCTCCCGCACCGGCAAGGCCAAGCTGCCCACGCACATTGAGCTGCCCGGGCAGAGCAGCGGTCTGCCCCGGGACTCCATCATCCTGCTGGAGCAGATACGGACCCTGGATAAAAAGCGACTTCGGGAGAAGATGGGCCGGGTGGAGGATGACATCATGCAGCAGGTGGACGCGGCCATCGCCGTGTCCTTCGGGCTGGCCCAGGAGCGTTTGGTATGA
- the pheT gene encoding phenylalanine--tRNA ligase subunit beta produces the protein MKVSLNWVKDYVKLPDDMDLKRLSYDLTMSTVEVEDATDLSESFRNMVIGVVQQVQQHPNADKLRVCKTDIGGEIKDIVCGGINLRDGMKVAVALPGAHCRWHGEGEPVEIKVSKLRGVESYGMICASSEIGLFDLFPFTEEATILDLSDFDAPAGTPLADALDLHDIILEIDNKSMTNRPDLWGHYGIAREIAALYDLPMNPLPPFDRTVKNTAGLTITVEDSDRCPRMTGTQIEGLSVKPAPYWMRSRIWKVGMRPINALVDITNYVMLATGQPSHAYDSDHIAGHIIVRRAGEGEKLQLLNGKDLPLSTDDLVIADDAGVVGLAGVMGGAKDSILPTTNKVILEIANFQAAGIRRTALRYDNRTEASARYEKAVDPERCDQALDLSMALFAELYPEMKVTGFVDCYPHKLQQAEIDVSLNWLERRLGKRIPNEDIAKKLGELGYSLTFDGDNLHIVVPTWRSTGDVSIKADIMEEVARMYGYENFRAAPITTSFDGAINQLDKDLERRIKEYLAIRYGMQEIFTYPWMTDQYVNAILQDTTGILSLSTPPSPDESLIRSSLLPNLCKSVVKNERFFTEFSIFECAQVFRDADYTTPYDSREKLPSQRKNIAGAFAGDSKNVTDLFRRAKGVIESMPRYTHMEGFTFRQEEKPLWADDVVWLNICLGDKRIGNLALLNKKASMACGIKNLSVLLFELDADALVPFRSRTNTFTHLAEYPMTDYDISLLFDAQTKWADMQKILSGIHNELFHGASFVDEYHGKQIPEGKKSVTIRLTIGSAEKTLTSAEIEACAASAVKKLVKNLGAELRAK, from the coding sequence ATGAAAGTTTCTCTGAACTGGGTCAAGGACTATGTAAAGCTCCCTGACGATATGGACCTCAAGCGCCTTTCCTACGATCTGACCATGTCCACCGTGGAGGTGGAGGACGCCACGGATCTGTCCGAAAGCTTCCGCAACATGGTGATAGGCGTCGTGCAGCAGGTGCAGCAGCACCCCAATGCCGATAAGCTCCGGGTTTGCAAAACGGACATCGGCGGCGAGATAAAGGACATCGTGTGCGGCGGCATCAATCTCCGGGACGGCATGAAGGTGGCCGTGGCCCTGCCCGGGGCCCACTGCCGCTGGCACGGCGAGGGGGAGCCGGTGGAGATCAAGGTCTCCAAGCTCCGGGGCGTGGAGAGCTACGGCATGATCTGCGCCAGCAGCGAGATTGGCCTGTTTGACCTCTTCCCCTTCACGGAGGAGGCCACCATCCTGGACCTGTCGGACTTTGACGCCCCCGCCGGGACGCCCCTGGCCGACGCCCTGGACCTCCACGACATCATCCTGGAGATCGACAATAAATCCATGACCAACCGCCCGGACCTCTGGGGTCACTACGGCATTGCCCGGGAGATCGCGGCCCTGTACGATCTGCCCATGAATCCCCTGCCCCCCTTTGACCGGACCGTTAAAAACACCGCAGGCCTTACCATCACCGTGGAGGACAGCGACCGCTGCCCCCGGATGACCGGCACGCAGATCGAGGGCCTGAGCGTAAAGCCCGCCCCCTACTGGATGCGCAGCCGCATTTGGAAGGTGGGTATGCGCCCCATCAACGCCCTGGTAGATATTACCAACTATGTGATGCTGGCCACGGGTCAGCCCTCCCACGCCTACGACTCCGACCATATCGCCGGCCACATCATCGTCCGCCGGGCCGGAGAAGGCGAAAAGCTCCAGCTGCTCAACGGCAAGGATCTGCCCCTGTCCACGGACGACCTGGTCATCGCCGACGATGCCGGGGTGGTGGGCCTGGCTGGCGTCATGGGCGGCGCCAAGGACTCCATCCTCCCCACCACCAACAAGGTGATTTTGGAGATAGCCAACTTCCAGGCTGCGGGCATCCGCCGCACAGCCCTGCGCTATGACAACCGCACCGAGGCCTCGGCCCGGTATGAAAAGGCCGTTGATCCCGAGCGCTGCGACCAGGCTCTGGACCTGTCCATGGCCCTGTTTGCGGAGCTTTATCCGGAGATGAAGGTCACGGGCTTTGTGGACTGCTATCCCCATAAGCTGCAGCAGGCGGAAATCGATGTTTCCCTGAACTGGCTGGAGCGCCGCCTGGGCAAGCGCATCCCCAATGAGGATATTGCTAAAAAGCTGGGCGAGCTGGGCTACAGCCTGACCTTTGACGGCGATAACCTCCACATTGTGGTCCCCACCTGGCGCTCCACCGGCGATGTGTCCATCAAGGCGGATATTATGGAGGAGGTGGCCCGTATGTACGGGTACGAGAACTTCCGGGCCGCCCCCATCACCACCTCCTTTGACGGGGCCATCAACCAGCTGGATAAGGACTTGGAGCGCCGCATCAAGGAGTATCTGGCCATCCGCTACGGGATGCAGGAGATCTTCACCTATCCCTGGATGACCGACCAGTATGTAAATGCCATTTTGCAGGATACCACCGGCATTCTCTCCCTCTCCACGCCCCCCTCTCCCGATGAGAGCCTTATCCGCTCCTCGCTGCTGCCCAACCTGTGCAAGTCCGTGGTGAAAAACGAGCGCTTCTTCACGGAGTTCTCCATCTTCGAGTGTGCCCAGGTGTTCCGGGACGCGGACTACACCACCCCCTACGACAGCCGGGAAAAGCTCCCCTCCCAGCGCAAGAACATCGCCGGTGCCTTCGCCGGTGACAGCAAAAATGTCACCGATCTCTTCCGCCGGGCCAAGGGCGTTATCGAGAGTATGCCCCGGTACACCCACATGGAGGGCTTCACCTTCCGTCAGGAGGAAAAGCCCCTGTGGGCCGACGATGTGGTGTGGCTGAATATCTGCCTGGGCGATAAGCGCATCGGCAACCTGGCCCTGCTGAATAAAAAGGCCTCCATGGCCTGCGGCATCAAGAACCTGAGTGTCCTGCTCTTCGAGCTGGATGCAGACGCCCTGGTCCCCTTCCGCTCCCGCACCAACACCTTCACCCACCTGGCCGAGTATCCCATGACGGACTACGACATCTCCCTGCTCTTTGACGCGCAGACCAAGTGGGCGGATATGCAGAAGATTCTCTCCGGCATCCACAACGAGCTTTTCCACGGTGCCTCCTTTGTGGACGAGTACCACGGCAAGCAGATCCCGGAGGGTAAGAAATCCGTGACCATCCGCCTGACCATCGGCTCTGCGGAAAAGACCCTCACCTCCGCCGAGATCGAGGCCTGCGCCGCCTCCGCCGTAAAGAAGCTGGTGAAAAACCTGGGTGCCGAGCTCCGGGCAAAATAA
- a CDS encoding DegV family protein produces MTELKTRIIVDSTADMIPEIKARVYTVPLTVHFGREEYIDGVTIDHKTFYEKLIESDVLPTTSQATPSAFAQELEKAKQAGEAAVIITLASKFSGTYQSAVIAAADYENVYVVDGASAAMGTGILVELAFRLLDGGMSAKEIAETLETEKEKIVVVALVDTLEYLKRGGRISKTAAFAGGILNIKPVLSVIDGEIHLLGKARGSKMGNNLLIQEIDKAGGIDFSRPILLGYSGISDALLQKYITDSRYIWEGNVPEVRYTTVGSVIGTHAGPGAVVVAFFKK; encoded by the coding sequence GTGACAGAATTGAAAACCAGGATCATCGTTGATTCCACCGCGGATATGATCCCCGAGATCAAGGCGCGGGTATATACGGTCCCCCTCACCGTTCATTTCGGCCGGGAGGAATACATTGACGGCGTGACCATCGACCACAAGACCTTCTATGAGAAGCTGATTGAAAGCGATGTGCTGCCCACCACCAGTCAGGCGACCCCGAGCGCCTTTGCGCAGGAGCTTGAAAAGGCGAAGCAGGCTGGGGAGGCCGCCGTCATTATTACCCTCGCCTCCAAGTTTTCCGGCACATATCAAAGCGCCGTGATTGCGGCGGCAGATTACGAAAATGTCTATGTCGTGGATGGTGCAAGCGCAGCCATGGGCACAGGCATTCTGGTGGAGCTTGCATTCCGGCTTTTGGACGGGGGAATGTCCGCAAAGGAGATTGCGGAGACTCTGGAGACGGAGAAGGAGAAAATCGTTGTCGTGGCGCTGGTAGATACTCTGGAATATCTCAAGCGGGGCGGCCGCATCTCCAAAACAGCCGCCTTCGCCGGCGGAATCCTGAATATCAAGCCCGTGCTTTCCGTCATTGACGGCGAGATCCACCTGCTGGGCAAAGCCCGGGGATCTAAAATGGGCAACAATCTGCTCATTCAGGAAATCGACAAGGCCGGCGGTATCGACTTCAGCCGGCCGATCCTCCTGGGCTACAGCGGAATCTCTGACGCGCTGCTGCAGAAATACATTACGGACAGCCGCTATATCTGGGAAGGCAATGTACCAGAGGTCCGCTACACCACCGTGGGCAGCGTCATCGGAACCCACGCAGGCCCCGGTGCAGTGGTGGTAGCCTTTTTCAAAAAATAA